The following proteins are encoded in a genomic region of Nitrospirota bacterium:
- a CDS encoding response regulator, whose translation MPKILIVDDEPYVRLLIERTLEKLEDYGVEIEVTDNGATALEMIRKSPPNLVFLDVMMPRMNGFDVCKAVKNDYGMKDVYIILLTAKGQEVDRKKGLEFGADMYMTKPFSPDELVAKAIEVLKITL comes from the coding sequence ATGCCGAAAATATTGATAGTTGACGACGAGCCGTACGTACGGCTTCTTATCGAGCGCACGCTCGAAAAACTGGAAGACTACGGGGTGGAGATCGAGGTAACAGATAACGGTGCAACCGCCCTTGAGATGATCAGGAAATCCCCGCCGAACCTGGTATTCCTCGATGTCATGATGCCCAGGATGAACGGATTTGACGTCTGCAAAGCCGTGAAGAACGATTATGGCATGAAGGATGTCTACATCATACTTCTGACAGCTAAAGGACAGGAGGTGGATAGAAAGAAAGGGCTTGAGTTCGGAGCCGACATGTACATGACAAAGCCTTTTAGTCCCGACGAACTTGTGGCCAAGGCCATAGAGGTTCTCAAGATAACGCTATAG
- a CDS encoding HD domain-containing protein has translation MSIVKLSRLLKNKNLSAVIEAVSKTIESPVCILDTNKTVLLGTIPEGPYMEHPVEASGETSGWVLGQAGASALAQVISYALEREIEKKSLTDETLERYRELSFLFALGEKVALCFDVREVAQLCIDETLNIFGAPEMFVMLADDKTLQMKVVAATGAVDSRQLPGIFAPWISENTLSAGRAEVVNDVAGHDIVHSFVYAPLKVKNKINGVIFIYSTKPRTFTSGDVKLLNTIASQVAVATESARLFEKLHETFFTTVHALAETIEKRDPYTGNHTKRVMEYSLAIGNHMGLDNNQMKWLKLSAVLHDIGKIGVRDNVLLKEGRLTDEEFKLMQKHNIYGTEILKHVEHLRDVLSGVRHHHERFDGKGYPDGIGGETIDIQARIISVADAFDAMTTNRPYRKGLSLETAFDELKKHSGTQFDPAVVDAFIASYNGLTSGNEGGINAENIDS, from the coding sequence GTGTCAATAGTTAAGCTTTCGAGGCTTCTCAAAAATAAAAACCTTTCGGCCGTAATCGAAGCGGTATCCAAAACGATCGAGTCACCGGTTTGCATCCTCGACACCAACAAGACGGTGCTCCTCGGGACAATACCGGAGGGGCCGTACATGGAACACCCCGTGGAGGCCTCCGGCGAGACATCGGGCTGGGTCCTCGGACAGGCAGGAGCCAGTGCCCTCGCTCAGGTCATATCGTATGCACTGGAGAGGGAAATCGAAAAGAAATCCCTGACGGACGAAACCCTCGAAAGATACCGCGAATTGTCTTTCCTGTTTGCCTTAGGCGAGAAGGTAGCCCTGTGCTTTGACGTAAGGGAGGTTGCACAGCTCTGTATAGATGAAACGTTAAATATCTTCGGTGCCCCCGAAATGTTCGTCATGCTGGCCGACGACAAGACCTTGCAGATGAAGGTCGTAGCCGCAACCGGAGCCGTCGACTCCCGCCAACTGCCAGGCATATTCGCCCCATGGATATCCGAAAACACCCTTTCGGCAGGCCGGGCTGAGGTGGTAAACGATGTTGCAGGACACGATATAGTACACTCCTTCGTCTATGCCCCGCTGAAGGTAAAAAACAAGATAAACGGCGTCATATTTATCTACAGCACAAAGCCTCGGACGTTTACCTCCGGAGACGTAAAACTCCTCAACACCATCGCCTCTCAGGTTGCCGTCGCAACGGAAAGCGCCAGACTCTTCGAGAAACTACATGAGACGTTTTTTACCACCGTACATGCGCTTGCCGAGACGATTGAAAAAAGAGACCCCTATACTGGAAATCATACCAAACGGGTCATGGAATACAGTCTCGCCATAGGCAATCATATGGGGCTAGACAATAATCAGATGAAGTGGCTTAAGCTCTCCGCCGTACTACACGATATCGGCAAGATCGGTGTCAGGGATAACGTGCTTCTCAAGGAGGGCAGACTTACCGACGAGGAGTTCAAATTAATGCAAAAACATAACATATACGGTACCGAGATATTAAAGCATGTAGAACATCTTCGGGATGTTCTATCCGGCGTAAGGCATCACCACGAAAGATTCGACGGTAAGGGCTACCCGGATGGGATCGGTGGCGAGACCATAGACATACAGGCCAGGATAATAAGTGTCGCCGACGCCTTCGACGCGATGACGACAAACAGACCGTACAGGAAAGGACTAAGCCTGGAGACGGCGTTTGACGAGTTGAAAAAACACTCCGGCACCCAGTTCGACCCAGCGGTGGTCGATGCCTTCATCGCGTCTTATAACGGTTTGACATCAGGCAATGAGGGAGGAATAAATGCCGAAAATATTGATAGTTGA
- a CDS encoding response regulator — MKQSSLVRKTLVSVITLFAVITVTTSLFSIRTISDYLTDEYVSKGKAIAEGIANSTAEIILNRDASTVQALIDQYSATEGVAYVYVTDENGAMLSHTFVPRVPADLGDRKGDRESTAIRYQKMKKYGDIIDVSAPILFGVAGYTHIGMSRDVIKGHVFLAIRKSIVFMSLIFVFSTAAILIMAKRISRPLKILTRYAREVAADNIYVPEDIRKEVMDISSGAGNIGEEIRVLAEALSSMTQRLTENIKDLDKKVWERTSELEDTLVKLKALDEMKSSFLSTVSHELRTPLTSVLGFADIIRKQLDQDLLPLITVTDKKTERSIKRVREHIDIITTESRRLTTLINDVLDISKMEAGKVEWRTEPLNFQEIITRAVSATSVLFKNKGVEVVCDVQTDLPVAVGDRDRFIQVLINLLSNAAKFSDKGTVTCSAQRQGDDIVVGVQDEGLGIAREDCGKVFDKFKQVGDTLTDRPAGTGLGLSICKQIVEHHGGYISVDSVPGKGSRFSFTVPTDGPKPKTMDMELLVRHLDEYEVRGEAAPDARCKNILVVDDQAHIRSLLKYELEAAGYNVREAADGIEAVNDARENRPDLIILDIMMPVMNGIDAAAVLKSNPATGDIPIIVLSILEDENKGYRVGVDRYLKKPINVPALLSEVQSLLLRNKSSKKVLIIDENESAIKSLSRMLEARGYTVIGAHDMSECLGLALSVRPNLIIIDISTSNKNDLLKSIKLEKSLETVTCILVGGETGVNS; from the coding sequence ATGAAACAGTCGAGTCTGGTTAGAAAGACACTCGTTTCCGTCATAACGCTCTTTGCGGTCATAACCGTTACCACGTCCCTGTTTTCGATTCGGACTATCAGCGACTACCTGACCGACGAGTACGTGAGCAAGGGCAAGGCTATAGCGGAGGGCATCGCAAACTCCACCGCGGAAATAATCCTCAACAGGGATGCCTCGACAGTTCAGGCCTTAATTGATCAGTACAGCGCGACAGAGGGTGTGGCCTACGTATATGTTACCGACGAAAACGGCGCCATGCTCTCCCATACCTTTGTGCCCCGCGTGCCGGCAGACCTGGGCGACAGGAAGGGCGACCGCGAGTCAACCGCCATAAGGTACCAGAAGATGAAAAAATACGGCGACATCATAGACGTGTCGGCACCGATACTTTTCGGCGTTGCCGGATACACACACATCGGAATGAGCAGAGATGTCATAAAAGGACACGTTTTTTTGGCCATTCGCAAGAGCATTGTCTTCATGTCCCTGATCTTCGTCTTTAGCACCGCTGCGATACTTATCATGGCAAAGAGAATATCACGGCCTCTGAAAATCCTCACTAGGTACGCAAGGGAGGTAGCAGCCGACAATATATACGTCCCTGAAGACATTCGCAAGGAGGTCATGGATATCTCCAGTGGGGCTGGAAATATTGGGGAGGAGATCCGCGTACTTGCTGAAGCCCTGAGTTCCATGACGCAGAGGCTCACGGAGAACATAAAGGATCTTGACAAAAAGGTGTGGGAACGAACCTCGGAGCTTGAAGACACCCTGGTCAAGCTTAAAGCGCTTGATGAGATGAAGTCATCCTTCCTTTCCACCGTATCCCATGAACTGCGTACCCCGCTTACATCTGTCCTCGGCTTTGCCGACATCATCAGAAAACAGTTAGACCAGGACCTCCTGCCGCTTATCACGGTCACGGACAAAAAAACGGAGAGATCCATAAAACGCGTCAGAGAGCACATAGATATCATCACGACCGAAAGCCGGAGGCTAACTACCCTCATAAACGACGTCCTTGACATCTCTAAAATGGAGGCCGGTAAGGTCGAGTGGAGGACCGAGCCGCTGAACTTCCAGGAGATAATAACGAGGGCGGTCAGCGCAACCTCCGTGCTTTTTAAAAACAAGGGGGTAGAGGTTGTCTGCGACGTACAAACCGACCTGCCGGTGGCTGTCGGCGACAGGGACAGGTTTATCCAGGTGTTGATAAACCTGCTTTCAAACGCCGCCAAGTTCTCGGATAAAGGCACGGTGACGTGCTCGGCACAGCGGCAGGGCGACGATATCGTGGTCGGAGTACAAGACGAGGGGCTGGGCATCGCCAGGGAGGACTGCGGCAAGGTGTTCGATAAATTCAAGCAGGTGGGCGATACGCTTACGGACAGGCCCGCGGGTACAGGGCTTGGCTTGTCCATCTGCAAGCAGATAGTCGAGCATCACGGGGGGTACATATCGGTGGACAGCGTCCCCGGCAAGGGAAGCAGGTTTTCCTTTACGGTGCCCACAGACGGACCGAAGCCAAAAACCATGGACATGGAATTACTCGTCAGGCACCTCGATGAATATGAAGTGCGTGGGGAGGCCGCCCCCGACGCAAGGTGCAAAAATATCCTCGTTGTGGACGACCAGGCTCACATACGAAGTCTCCTGAAATATGAGCTCGAGGCTGCGGGATATAACGTCCGCGAGGCTGCCGATGGCATCGAGGCCGTAAACGACGCAAGAGAAAACAGACCGGACCTCATAATACTGGATATAATGATGCCCGTTATGAACGGCATAGACGCAGCCGCCGTGCTGAAAAGCAACCCCGCAACCGGGGATATTCCGATTATCGTGCTTTCCATTCTCGAAGACGAAAACAAGGGATATCGGGTCGGGGTCGACAGATATCTCAAAAAACCCATAAACGTTCCAGCGCTTCTTTCGGAGGTGCAGTCGCTCCTGCTCCGTAATAAGTCCAGCAAGAAGGTGCTAATCATAGACGAAAACGAATCTGCTATAAAAAGCCTCTCCAGGATGCTCGAGGCAAGGGGTTATACTGTCATCGGGGCGCATGACATGAGCGAGTGCCTGGGCTTGGCATTGTCCGTGCGTCCCAACCTGATCATCATCGATATTTCGACCTCGAACAAGAACGATCTGCTAAAGTCCATAAAACTTGAAAAATCGCTCGAAACGGTCACCTGCATATTGGTCGGAGGGGAAACTGGTGTCAATAGTTAA
- a CDS encoding ABC transporter substrate-binding protein yields MNRLCLISLILCTALFLFFPMEAFSAEEIVVGMSAAFKGPSSGLGIELYKGSRAYFDYVNDKGGVNGRKIRIVAYDDGYNPAPAIKNTIQFIEGDKVFALIDYVGTPTVTRVLPLLKKYSSEHVYLFFPFTGAQPHREPPYDEFVFNLRASYQQELKGLVDNFVRIGRKRIAVFYQADAYGRSGWDGLKRALERYGLDIVEEATYSRGAMFDQRMNEHVGILRAASPDAIISIGSYAACAAFIRDARDAGFDVPIANVSFVGSENLLKLLTQISEKSGRNYTVNLINSQVVPNYNDSSLPAVLLYRQLMDNSRVSPGVTDQDASYVPLKYSFTSLEGFLNARLLVEILKRMDNPGDRGQVKKAVESIRNLDIGIDESVTFGLGVHQGLNKIYYTTVRDNRFVTIKDWQVWRK; encoded by the coding sequence ATGAACCGGCTTTGCCTCATTAGTTTAATTCTGTGTACAGCTCTTTTTCTGTTCTTTCCCATGGAGGCGTTTAGCGCGGAGGAAATAGTCGTAGGCATGTCCGCGGCCTTTAAGGGGCCGTCCAGCGGTCTGGGGATTGAGCTGTACAAGGGATCCAGGGCGTACTTCGACTACGTCAACGATAAGGGCGGCGTAAACGGCCGCAAGATAAGAATCGTTGCCTATGACGATGGATATAATCCCGCCCCGGCCATTAAAAACACTATCCAGTTTATCGAGGGCGATAAGGTTTTTGCGCTCATAGACTACGTTGGTACTCCGACAGTGACGAGGGTGCTGCCGCTACTGAAGAAATACAGCTCGGAGCACGTGTACCTTTTCTTCCCGTTTACCGGCGCACAACCTCATCGTGAGCCGCCTTATGACGAGTTTGTTTTCAACCTCCGGGCATCGTACCAGCAGGAACTCAAAGGCTTGGTGGACAACTTCGTGCGTATAGGCAGAAAACGCATTGCCGTTTTCTACCAAGCCGACGCCTACGGCAGGAGCGGCTGGGATGGCTTAAAGAGGGCACTTGAGCGATACGGCCTGGATATCGTCGAGGAGGCGACCTATAGCCGCGGTGCAATGTTTGATCAGAGAATGAACGAGCATGTCGGCATATTAAGGGCTGCGTCGCCGGACGCAATAATTTCGATAGGTTCTTACGCCGCATGTGCGGCCTTTATACGGGACGCAAGAGATGCCGGCTTTGACGTTCCAATCGCCAACGTCTCGTTTGTCGGCAGCGAAAACCTCCTGAAACTCCTGACACAGATATCAGAGAAAAGCGGTCGCAATTATACGGTAAATCTGATAAACTCGCAGGTCGTACCTAACTATAACGACTCCTCACTGCCCGCCGTCCTGCTATACAGGCAGCTGATGGATAACAGTCGGGTGTCGCCCGGTGTTACGGACCAGGACGCCTCTTACGTACCGCTTAAGTACAGCTTCACAAGCCTGGAGGGGTTCTTAAACGCCCGACTCCTTGTCGAGATACTGAAAAGGATGGACAACCCCGGCGACAGAGGGCAGGTAAAGAAGGCCGTGGAGTCAATCAGGAATCTCGACATCGGTATTGATGAGAGCGTTACCTTTGGTTTGGGCGTTCATCAGGGCCTGAATAAAATATACTACACCACCGTCAGAGATAACCGTTTTGTCACAATCAAAGACTGGCAGGTGTGGCGCAAATGA
- a CDS encoding membrane integrity-associated transporter subunit PqiC codes for MNRLFAAVLLVMVFSCSVEENRIYSLNISSYENATSPGVTDVSLGILVTAPKYLSQPYLSHRSSPYELTTELYSKWEAPPVKMISESFRNALYDLTFFKDVRILTIQRRDYYCLKINLRRFERFDDTTPSLGVIEFDYDLLTPDDSNILHGVFTKKSPLSDQSFTKLAESLSIAMKEALIQIVPKVQAEILSRQKR; via the coding sequence ATGAACAGACTATTTGCTGCAGTATTGCTTGTGATGGTGTTTTCGTGCTCTGTAGAGGAAAACAGGATTTACAGTTTGAACATTTCCTCATATGAAAACGCAACAAGTCCGGGTGTCACGGATGTATCCCTCGGTATTTTGGTTACGGCCCCTAAGTACTTGTCACAGCCATACTTATCCCACAGAAGTTCCCCGTATGAGCTTACAACTGAATTATACTCTAAGTGGGAGGCTCCTCCGGTAAAAATGATTTCCGAGAGTTTCAGGAATGCACTGTATGATTTAACATTTTTTAAAGATGTCAGGATTTTGACAATTCAGAGGCGTGACTATTACTGTCTGAAAATAAATCTGAGAAGATTTGAACGCTTTGATGACACGACTCCCTCACTGGGAGTTATCGAATTTGACTATGACCTTCTTACTCCCGATGACAGCAACATATTACACGGAGTCTTCACCAAAAAAAGCCCGCTTTCCGATCAATCGTTCACTAAACTTGCTGAAAGTCTGAGCATTGCCATGAAAGAAGCCCTAATACAAATAGTACCTAAGGTTCAAGCGGAAATTCTAAGCAGACAAAAACGCTAA
- a CDS encoding MCE family protein — protein sequence MSKYNEEIKAGIIIVTGLVVIALFVILIGGSKFYDKYDVYYVKLMDTAGINEGSAVRLGGLKVGRIKEMTAPVKPNEPVTVVLGINKGTSIFNGTKAKISQIGFVGEIYLDLSIDNTTKGKIPPGSVLPSGKVAALSDLIVKLDTAAVSLDSLIQDMDLFFGEKNRQHIEDLLVNSSNVAIELNTKFSDFSLSLTQSTKEMHSVLKNMNEILVTNKDGITETLKVFNEDLKGIGVMVNSMDKTAQSILKTSDSFNSAISDQSENLTALLDSIKNTMDDLQGTLQEIKTKPWVLTHSQEGRGREK from the coding sequence GTGTCAAAGTACAATGAGGAAATAAAAGCCGGTATTATAATTGTTACGGGACTTGTAGTGATAGCCCTTTTTGTAATTTTAATAGGAGGCAGCAAGTTCTACGATAAGTATGACGTCTATTACGTTAAGCTTATGGATACTGCCGGCATTAACGAGGGCTCTGCTGTGAGGCTTGGAGGGTTGAAAGTCGGACGTATCAAGGAAATGACAGCCCCGGTGAAACCAAATGAGCCTGTAACAGTTGTTCTTGGGATTAATAAGGGTACATCGATATTTAACGGTACAAAAGCTAAAATATCGCAGATAGGATTTGTAGGGGAGATTTACCTTGATCTTTCAATTGATAATACAACAAAAGGGAAAATTCCGCCAGGCTCTGTATTGCCCTCAGGCAAAGTGGCAGCGTTGTCTGATTTAATAGTCAAACTGGACACTGCCGCAGTTTCACTCGATTCACTTATACAAGACATGGATTTGTTTTTTGGCGAAAAAAACAGACAGCATATAGAAGATTTACTTGTAAATTCAAGCAATGTAGCCATTGAACTAAATACAAAATTTTCAGACTTTTCGTTAAGTCTTACTCAGTCCACAAAGGAAATGCACAGTGTACTGAAGAATATGAATGAAATATTAGTAACTAATAAAGATGGGATTACTGAGACTCTTAAGGTGTTTAATGAAGACCTTAAGGGGATAGGCGTAATGGTAAACTCTATGGATAAAACCGCTCAGTCCATATTGAAGACATCAGATTCATTTAATTCTGCCATATCGGATCAATCTGAAAACTTAACAGCTCTCCTTGATTCTATAAAAAACACTATGGATGACCTACAGGGGACATTACAAGAGATAAAGACAAAGCCGTGGGTTCTAACACATAGCCAGGAGGGTAGGGGGAGAGAAAAATGA
- the gspK gene encoding type II secretion system minor pseudopilin GspK yields the protein MKLNKNPKGSVLIMTLLITALLVAILVEFAYGVFVKTNVLYNFRDGQNLSLIAQSGIELANGYIKDYLASNQYTAYASYVIPVAKITDNSNESLVVSISDENSKFNLNTIINENGSTNDKALSTFKRLLTALKLDENISLYVTNWINSTAGSSSAVLTSATTHNYLYCVDELLSIPQISPDIYKKLAPYVTVNGDGLININTASEEVLMALGENISQTTAKKIIEYREKTSPFKTTTSIQSVSAMADKSIGIMGKITVKSTTFSVTSVAALRGIQREIHSVTQYSGTPEQVKYWKEF from the coding sequence GTGAAATTAAATAAAAATCCGAAAGGGTCAGTGCTGATTATGACTCTTTTGATTACCGCACTGCTTGTTGCAATACTTGTGGAGTTTGCTTACGGAGTTTTCGTAAAAACTAACGTGTTGTATAATTTCAGAGACGGCCAAAATCTTTCTCTGATAGCACAGTCAGGAATTGAGCTTGCTAACGGATACATAAAAGACTACCTTGCCTCTAACCAATATACCGCTTATGCCTCATACGTTATTCCTGTGGCAAAAATAACTGATAACTCTAACGAGTCTCTTGTCGTCTCTATCTCAGATGAAAACTCAAAGTTCAACTTAAACACAATTATTAACGAAAACGGAAGTACAAACGACAAGGCATTGAGCACCTTTAAGCGGCTTCTCACCGCTCTTAAGTTAGATGAAAACATATCGCTTTACGTTACCAATTGGATTAACTCAACAGCAGGCAGCTCCTCTGCAGTGTTAACAAGCGCAACGACACACAACTATTTGTACTGTGTTGATGAGCTTTTAAGTATTCCTCAGATTTCACCTGACATTTATAAAAAACTCGCTCCGTACGTAACAGTAAACGGCGATGGATTAATTAACATTAACACTGCCTCTGAGGAGGTACTTATGGCGCTGGGCGAAAATATCAGTCAAACCACGGCTAAAAAAATAATAGAATACAGAGAAAAAACGTCTCCTTTTAAAACCACCACAAGCATTCAAAGTGTCTCCGCTATGGCTGATAAAAGCATAGGAATTATGGGGAAAATTACGGTAAAAAGCACCACGTTTTCTGTCACATCAGTAGCCGCATTAAGGGGTATCCAGAGGGAAATCCACTCTGTAACACAGTATAGCGGGACACCGGAGCAAGTAAAATACTGGAAGGAGTTTTAA
- a CDS encoding type II secretion system protein — protein MRGFTLIEIVVAVLLSTVLMAALYKTFFLSETALTESDRYMTVLQEAREVFEVMRKEIESSFLSSKDTSIRFKVLDKDEMGRQASAIYFSTFGGIGTGVKDVAYFVKRDGEKFSLMKTILPSTATGKTIEFEAIANINTFTISLKDQNTEVKSWDSKLNDKMPDSVVVTVGFMIKNKTFTLKETIYPKIKTKV, from the coding sequence ATGAGAGGATTTACGCTTATTGAGATTGTTGTTGCTGTGTTGCTTTCAACTGTTTTAATGGCTGCTCTTTATAAAACATTCTTTCTCTCTGAGACGGCACTTACTGAGTCTGACCGCTATATGACAGTTCTTCAGGAGGCCAGAGAGGTGTTTGAGGTAATGAGAAAAGAGATAGAATCATCATTTCTCAGCTCTAAGGATACATCCATCAGGTTTAAGGTGCTTGATAAGGATGAGATGGGGCGGCAGGCATCTGCCATTTATTTCAGTACGTTTGGCGGCATAGGCACAGGTGTTAAAGATGTTGCTTATTTTGTAAAAAGAGACGGAGAGAAATTTTCTTTAATGAAAACTATTTTACCTTCTACAGCAACTGGAAAAACTATTGAGTTTGAGGCTATTGCAAATATAAATACCTTTACCATCTCACTTAAAGACCAAAATACAGAGGTAAAGTCCTGGGACTCTAAACTTAACGACAAAATGCCGGACTCAGTTGTTGTTACGGTCGGGTTTATGATAAAAAACAAAACATTCACTTTAAAAGAAACTATTTACCCTAAAATTAAAACCAAGGTATAG
- a CDS encoding prepilin-type N-terminal cleavage/methylation domain-containing protein, producing the protein MDRDSNGFTLLEVLIALCIVSGLLLTAISSVNYNLSVSERHETVTTAAMLAREKITKLRQLNVVEEKGQFEPPYESYSYRLISRMTALTGVAIMELTVYNKKESVTVRYLYKTS; encoded by the coding sequence TTGGACAGAGACAGTAACGGTTTTACCTTACTTGAAGTGCTTATTGCGCTGTGTATAGTAAGCGGGCTTTTGCTTACTGCCATTTCCTCTGTTAATTATAACCTTTCTGTATCGGAAAGACATGAAACAGTTACAACAGCAGCAATGCTTGCAAGAGAGAAAATTACTAAACTTCGGCAGTTAAATGTGGTTGAGGAAAAGGGTCAGTTTGAACCCCCTTACGAATCATATAGTTACCGACTCATTAGCCGTATGACAGCCCTTACCGGTGTTGCCATTATGGAGTTAACTGTCTATAATAAAAAAGAATCTGTCACTGTGCGGTATTTGTATAAGACCTCATGA
- a CDS encoding MFS transporter, which translates to MKKKEILPWCLFDFAGSGYSAVILTVVFPVYYTQVIVGNQAGVGDLWWGRAVALSMAFVALTSPVLGGIADYGGLRKRFLFIYTISCVCAVVFFTVLSPGMIITGFILIVVANTGFEGGMMFYNSYLPEIAPKEFHGRVSAWGFAMGYAGSFSSLLIALPLAKNSSFNALWVSVATFFFLFSLPLFIYLPKDTQLSPLSETVSKKLTGFLKTMKEIWKNTQLRKFLISYFIYQDGTNTVIVFSSIFASTTLGFKSEELIYLFLTVQITAFLGAMIMAKPIDVKGPKTIVLLSLVLWSAVTIASYLVKTKLSFFVVAVAAGFGLGTVQSASRTFFTKFIPNGRESEYFGFYSTIGKTSAVLGPLVFGGISHLTGNQRPAILSIIAFFITGLVVLLFVNDKKGKDIREGATLP; encoded by the coding sequence ATGAAAAAGAAAGAAATATTGCCATGGTGTCTTTTTGATTTTGCCGGTTCCGGTTACTCTGCCGTTATTCTGACTGTCGTGTTTCCGGTGTATTACACACAGGTGATAGTGGGTAATCAGGCTGGAGTTGGCGATCTGTGGTGGGGACGGGCAGTGGCTCTCAGCATGGCTTTTGTTGCCCTAACCTCCCCAGTGTTAGGTGGAATTGCAGACTATGGAGGGCTCAGGAAACGCTTTTTATTCATATACACCATAAGCTGCGTCTGTGCTGTGGTTTTTTTTACTGTGTTGTCACCTGGGATGATAATTACCGGATTTATACTAATTGTAGTAGCAAATACCGGATTTGAGGGCGGGATGATGTTTTATAATTCCTACCTGCCTGAGATTGCACCAAAGGAGTTCCATGGCAGAGTATCGGCATGGGGATTTGCCATGGGTTATGCCGGCTCATTTAGCTCTCTCCTTATAGCGCTGCCTTTGGCTAAAAACAGCTCTTTCAATGCCCTCTGGGTCTCTGTTGCAACATTCTTTTTTTTATTTTCTCTTCCTCTGTTTATTTACCTTCCCAAAGATACTCAATTAAGCCCGCTCAGTGAAACTGTAAGTAAAAAACTCACAGGATTTCTAAAAACCATGAAAGAAATATGGAAAAACACTCAACTTCGGAAATTCCTTATCTCATATTTTATCTATCAAGACGGCACAAACACCGTCATAGTGTTTTCAAGCATTTTTGCCTCAACCACACTTGGATTTAAAAGCGAGGAATTAATCTATCTGTTCCTCACAGTACAAATAACAGCCTTTCTTGGCGCCATGATAATGGCCAAACCAATAGATGTAAAAGGACCTAAGACAATAGTGCTGCTCTCACTTGTCCTTTGGAGCGCTGTAACCATAGCGTCATACCTTGTGAAAACAAAGCTCTCGTTTTTTGTTGTGGCCGTAGCAGCAGGCTTCGGTTTGGGAACTGTTCAATCTGCCTCTCGGACATTTTTTACAAAATTTATACCTAACGGCAGAGAATCAGAGTATTTTGGATTCTATTCAACTATCGGTAAAACCTCTGCGGTGCTCGGCCCACTTGTCTTTGGCGGGATTTCACACCTTACCGGCAATCAGCGGCCTGCTATATTGTCTATCATCGCATTTTTCATCACAGGCCTTGTTGTGCTTCTGTTTGTTAATGATAAAAAAGGTAAGGACATAAGGGAGGGCGCTACCCTCCCTTAA